Below is a window of Plasmodium gaboni strain SY75 chromosome 11, whole genome shotgun sequence DNA.
GGataagaatattttattaatgaTTCCATTCGATCAAGCTTGTGATTGTAGGAATATAAGAGAAGGTAATATTTTTCGAgaatatgaattatttcCTAGTATTGAAAACAAAGAACCTATGACAGAAAgtataaatttatatgataatttaaatattgattataaaaataataatgtaagAGATGAACAGATTAGAAGAGTACTCCGACATAGATATGATGCTTTTACAcctaaaaaaaatagattATATAgttatgataataatgagaaaaatttatttatttatatgacTGGACATGGAGGTGtgaattttttaaaaattcaagaatttaatataattagTTCTTCtgaatttaatatatatatacaagaattacttataaaaaatctttataaatatatatttgttattgTTGATACATGTCAAGGATATAGTTTTTATGATGATATTCTaaattttgtaaataaaaaaaaaattaataatatcttctttttatcatcttctaaaagaaatgaaaataGTTATAGCTTATTTTCTAGCAGTTATTTAAGTGTTTCAACTGTTGACAGATTTACATATCATTTCTTTAATTATCTTGAACaaatacataaattatatgaaaaagaaccatacaaaaatgtaaaagctttttcattatataacattttaaattatttaaaaacacaatatattatatcagAACCTACTACTAATAATTCTAAATTTAATTCTTCCATTTTTTTAcatgataaaaatattctcTTCTTCAATTCTGATTTATTAGTTATACATAAAGATCATATTTCTATAAATCAAGATAAACAAACAAACAATGACAAATACATATGTTTGGGTAATCTATCTGCATGTGgtcatataaaaaataatgtatataaaaaaatgcAAACTCTATATGAGCaaacattatattataataatcaagAGAAATTCTTTTCTAATGATATGTCTTATTTTACagattattttttttttacatataatatatttaatatgtattctttttttatattattgctttctttatttttcatcatGTCTTCTCTTcttacatattatattgtttttgTAACAGAAAAGtgtaaaataatataatgcCCTAttcaataaaatatttttattctttcatttgttgtatattattttattatactttttataaaaacccacacatacatatatatatatatatatatatttatatatatatttatatttatatttaacTTTTTAGCGatttaaaattttcttttttttttgtttttttccttttctaTGAATTAGGAAAAACCTTCAAAGTATAAAAATGCAAAATATACAAAGAgcttataaaaatgtaaatataagGGTGTTGCCCTACATACAAGATATAACATTTGtaaagataaaaattaaaaaataaaaataaatacatatatatgtttatatacaataatatttataatatatataaacatatatatgtatatataaagaataaaatataatatttttaaaataattatgtataCATAATTTACACAGTTGTAAATTTTggtatttaaaaaaaaaaaaaaaaatgaacttattttaaaaagaaattaattttgataaaaaaatctttctttctttatacacatatatatatatatataatatatatattatttaagaaaataatatattatagcGTTGTctatttataatattaagataatgataaatattttaatatgtcTCCGTTTTTAGGTAATTTGAGACCATTCATAAATGAAAAAGCAGCCTGCAATAATTCTTGTTGTGgattattttgaatattattattctgTTTCCCTTTGTCGATCTGCAAGTTATAAAGTTGATATGTAGCAAAGATTACAGCTATGAACgtgtatataaaataaaacattttaattCTTTGCATATgtttatcttttatttttttatacagATTTATTAAACTCATTCTGATAAAAAGGATAAAATGtaaaatgtaaaaatataatagtAATACTAATAAATGGAAAAAGAAATAGAAAGAAAAGAAGGATTTTATTAGGAGCTATACATATATTcaatgttttatatatgatgtataattttatgcttttaaaatttatgaAAAGACTTAATTATGAATGTTTTAGAATAATGAAAAttgctttttttttttttttaatttttattaatgaattatgataacatatatattttatatatcttattaggtaaataaataaataaataaatatatatatatatatatatatatatatatataatataatgtatttattattcctgtactattttattttattattattttNNNNNNNNNNNNNNNNNNNNNNNNNNNNNNNNNNNNNNNNNNNNNNNNNNNNNNNNNNNNNNNNNNNNNNNNNNNNNNNNNNNNNNNNNNNNNNNNNNNNNNNNNNNNNNNNNNNNNNNNNNNNNNNNNNNNNNNNNNNNNNNNNNNNNNNNNNNNNNNNNNNNNNNNNNNNNNNNNNNNNNNNNNNNNNNNNNNNNNNNNNNNNNNNNNNNNNNNNNNNNNNNNNNNNNNNNNNNNNNNNNNNNNNNNNNNNNNNNNNNNNNNNNNNNNNNNNNNNNNNNNNNNNNNNNNNNNNNNNNNtttttttttttttttttttttttttttttttttttttttttttttttttttttttttttttttttttttttaccttAACATGTCAGGAAAAAAagagagaaaaaaaaaacaaaaatacaatataaaacgataataaataaatattttattatttttgttgtACAGTATACTGTATGATTAACATATAATGggatgatatatatataataatatagtGGGGAATAAGgaaaatatacatatatatatatatatatgtatttttttttttttttcgttaagtacatatatttttgttataacTTATTATTCCGTATGGtcattaataaaaaaatacacGATATAAATACGCATATAcatttgtaaaaaataGTATTATTAAAGAAAGTTGAGGATTTCTATTAATACtattattacataataatttacacagtcaatatatatatatatatatatattcatacatataataaatttatatgtataatatttttatatacgTGTGTTGAAAAGACCATTTCGTTATTCTTCCATTTTACAACAGAAGGTATATTATTCGTGCACCATATGcaactatatatatataaaacatataactttttatatatatattttttcacatatatataaaatgtatttatatataaccTCAATAATATTGCGAATACaacaattttttatttatatttaaataaataacatatatatatatatatatataataatatttaattgtATTGAATTAAAATGAGttaaatttttcttttctgttatcattttattttactttatatttatttattaattttttttttttttttttttgtttgtttcTAAAAACAAAGCAACAATAtgaaacatatataaataatttaattttgtGGTATATTCAACTGATAGGCATGTTTACATAGCGCACAAGCAATGCaacttttattatataaatataaatactcataaaatatatatatatatatatatatatataattatgttGTATGTATTCTTCaatatttcaaaataagaaaaacaaaaaaagaCAGTCActttttgtaatatattaccATGGGTGTTTATATTTGAGATGTAAAGATTTAAAATATTAggaatatgaaaataaagtcacatatatatatatatatatatatataatggAATGAAAATTTTGAAGTTTCTTCTCCATTTACAcacatattaaatatatgaaaaatatattataatatatatgtatgtatatttttttatttttcacttttatatttttttcataaaaatcttttaaatatttcttgacataagttatataaatatatgtatacatttatatgtttCGTTCTATGAATTGGTGATTGTGATTGTGTttctgttttttttttttttttttttttttcatatattccgtattataatatttaattaatatatatattgatcCAAAAGTTGATATACATcttatacaaaaaaaaaaaaaattaatcactaattataataataataaatgggaatgtaaaaaaataaaaaatatattattaaaaatataaataataatttatttaatttaaaaaaaaaaaaaaaaatgaatattagACATGTGAATGGGTGTTCATATTTTGAGAGGAAGAATGATGAATCATGTAAAGATGAGATAAAGAAAGTGATGgataatttaatatatgaaagacaaaaaaattttgaGGAGAATGATAATTATTGCTATAATTCTAGTATGAGTATATGCCCAAATGtatattgtaatatatatacgGATTTATATAATTGGTTTGGTTTTAAGAATTGTCGAAATATAGATACTGAATCTTTAAATACTTGTTTTACTGATATAACAAATGGTGGTATTGgttattatgaaaaattgATAGTTTTAGGTGGTCGTATATTAGAATTATATAGTGaattacatttttttaataaatataattatgagaagaatgaagaaatagtagatgatttaaaaaatatgaaatgTATTAAAGAAGTAgtatatcattatttatatgttcaaaaaagaaaaaaccgtgtgatatataaaaatagtttatatttatttggatattcatatttatatactcctttattttttaataataaaaattcaattataaaatatgtaaaagCTTGTATAGCATACGCAGTCAAATATAATGAATCAAACATTTTTTCTTGGATGCCTTCTTTAATtgaacatatatatcattCTCAGAAATTAAAAGTATCACAAatagaagaagaaaatgaattaataCAAGATTTACAAGAATATTTCGGATACCAAtttgattatattttgCCAAGAATAGCTGAATGTTTTAgttatcataatatttatataagtAATTCTCACTTAACAGGTTTGCAAATTATTCAGCTCTTTTCGAACGAGTACTTTTCTCTCTTAGCCGACGTAAGTTCAAAgaaaacataaaaatatatatatatatatatatataaatatatgtgaacaaatatatacacacacacacacacacatatatattatatatatatatatatgtatacatttATGTGCATATCTTTGcataatatttcattttttccTTAGGATGTTGGAATTTGCAGGAAGGAAAAAGCTGTATGGGTTAAAGAAGAAACAGATGCATTTTTAAACTCCAAGTGTATAGAGATATTCAGTGGTTCTATGATatcaataaataaatatttgaatgagaacaatgtaaaaatagataagataaaaaatatttttgaaatgttattatcatcatGTTGGGTTCTAGGAAATGAGAAAAGAAATAGAATATGGGTGAGTGCCTTAATTCAAAGATTAAGACAAATACAATTATTAACGCAAATAACAACAATAGAAAAATGgtgttataatataaaaaaatataatgatataaatataagtaattttgtaaaagatatatatagctttaataatattaatggTAATATTCTTTCTCCATTtcaattaaataatataaatacttATATCCCACCAAAAGAAACTACATTGAAAACATTACCATATTATACAACAGCCgttgataaatataaagaaaaagatagtaataaagaaaaacaaaatcttaataaaatgaatgaatggaatttttatagtatcttaaataatatatctaataatatttataagcATTTTGTTCCTAGAAATCAAAGTAACAGAAAATCATCCAACCtaaagaaaattatttatacaaaCAATGAAACAGCACAACAAGGTGATAAAATANNNNNNNNNNNNNNNNNNNNNNNNNNNNNNNNNNNNNNNNNNNNNNNNNNNNNNNNNNNNNNNNNNNNNNNNNNNNNNNNNNNNNNNNNNNNNNNNNNNNNNNNNNNNNNNNNNNNNNNNNNNNNNNNNNNNNNNNNNNNNNNNNNNNNNNNNNNNNNNNNNNNNNNNNNNNNNNNNNNNNNNNNNNNNNNNNNNNNNNNNNNNNNNNNNNNNNNNNNNNNNNNNNNNNNNNNNNNNNNNNNNNNNNTTATCATTTGTATGTTTTGAATTATGTAgatattaaattattaaacGCAACGGCTCAAGCTCACCCCTACGATGACACTTATATGTCCTCATCAGTAGAATCAGAGGATATGATGAATGAGGAGGAATATGAAAAGTATGATTTAATTAATCATGTgcaaaagaaaaaaaatggaataCCTGTCAAAATAAGATATATTAGGGATACCCTCGATGATGAAAATTCAAAATATGTAATTGAAATACCGAAAAAGGATTTGAAGGGACACGAAAATAAAAATCACATCAAAGCAGGTacaaaaatttaaatatatatatataaataaataaataaatatatatatatatacatatatgtatatctatatatatatatttatatttatattatttattttttttagttCTTTGGGGGAATAGTAAAAAGGGAttagaaataaaattgCCAGGAACAAACAATTTCATTCCACAAATGAAGATAAAATgagtatttttttttttttttcttagctgattcatttataaaaaaaaaaaataatttgtttattatcttttttacaaacatattataaatatatatatatatatatataataaacatattatctgatgatcaaaatttttttctgtatttttttacaaaactttatataattgaaaatatttataaaatatgcatatatatatagatttatttgttccattctgaaataaaaataaaatgaaaaaaaaaaaaaaaaaaaatttttgttatacaattatatatttatattcttttattgttattataattaatatataatatatatattgaaaaaattaCACGCCAgttaattattaaaaaaaaaaaataaaaaaggggataggtaaatatatatacatatatatatatatattataaaattgatcatatataaatatatatatttatatatataatatcatcatatatattattatatatattattattagtatAATTACCcacaaaaataaaaataaatattatatatatatatatatataatagtagtatatatgataattttaatatatataaaaatatatttatatcgatgtacttattaatatcatcTCATTTGGATaattgaagaaaaaaaaaaaaaaaaaaaaaaaattacataaaataattaagtacataaatatataataataataataataataataatataggAAAAAGAAAGAATATATAGTACTATTGAAAGAGAAAAAAGGAGAAAGATTAGGAagtatttttattataatattaaatataaataaataattatatatatatatatatatataaaattatttgtatatttattttttatattaatatattataaatattatatatatatatatatatatatattatattatattatattaaattttgtGAAAAAAGATGGATAGATtaatatcaaataataaattaaaattaagTGTTGTATTATTGGGAGGCTTATGTTCTCTTGCTTATTATCActtgaaaaataaatttcatctttctcatttttgtttttcaaaaaaatgGTTTAGTGAATATTCAATTATGTGGCCAGGCCAAGCATTTAGTTTGGAGATAAAGAAAATCATATATGAAACAAAATCAAAATTTCAAGtaacaaaaataaaggatatattaataaatcattatatatttattatatatatgtatatatattttcatttatatatatattttattttttattttttttttttttttgtagaATGTTCTAGTATTTGAAAGTACGACGTATGGTAAGGTTTTAGTCCTAGACGGTGTAATTCAATTAACTGAAAAAGATGAATTTGCTTATCATGAAATGATGACACATGTTCCTATGACTGTTTCTAAAGAACCCAAAAACGTTTTAGTTGTAGGTGGTGGTGATGGTGGTATCATTAGAGAATtgtgtaaatataaatctgttgaaaatattgatatatGTGAAATTGATGAAACCGTTATTGAAGTATCcaaaatttattttaagAATATTAGTTGTGGTTATGAAGATAAAAGAGTTAATGTTTTTATTGAAGATGCAAGTAAATTTTTAGAAAATGTAACAAATACTTATGATGTTATTATTGTAGATAGTTCAGATCCAATAGGACCAGCTgaatcattatttaatcaaaatttttatgaaaaaattcATAACGCCCTAAAGCCTAACGGTTACTGTGTCTCACAGGTAAgaaggaatatatatatggaaaaataaataaataaatatatatatatatattatatttttgtcttatttttctttttaattataGTGCGAATCACTATGGATACACGTGGGAACAATTAAGAATATGATTGGATATgcaaaaaaattatttaagAAAGTGGAATATGCAAATATATCTATACCTACATATCCATGTGGGTGTATAGgtaaaaaaatgtttttataaagattaaatttttatagaAAACATATTTAATTGCCTCCTCGAAGGGGGCGCCGccacaaaaaaaaataacatatatatattgatacatatatgtaatatttatttattttatttattttattttttttttgtgcTAGGTATATTATGCTGTTCAAAGACAGATAGCGGATTAACAAAAccaaataaaaaattagaaTCCAAAGAATTTGCTGacttaaaatattataattatgaaaacCACTCAGCTGCTTTTAAATTACCAGCATTTcttttaaaagaaatagaaaatatataattttaaaaataacaaattatataaatatattatatatatatatatatatatatataatatttataatattttttttatatttattaattttttttttttttttttttttaataattaacTGGCGtgtaattttttcaaatatattataNNNNNNNNNNNNNNNNNNNNNNNNNNNNNNNNNNNNNNNNNNNNNNNNNNNNNNNNNNNNNNNNNNNNNNNNNNNNNNNNNNNNNNNNNNNNNNNNNNNNttttcacatatatataaaatgtatttatatataaccTCAATAATATTGCGAATACaacaattttttatttatatttaaataaat
It encodes the following:
- a CDS encoding GPI8p transamidase translates to MEINILIYIYFFFVWGRCVRGSVNFTGFDTKNMKGKYLELEGKYKKEYIDSLFLEELRKNNYINNNVIALSTSRHYFNYRHTTNLLITYKYLKNFGDTMDKNILLMIPFDQACDCRNIREGNIFREYELFPSIENKEPMTESINLYDNLNIDYKNNNVRDEQIRRVLRHRYDAFTPKKNRLYSYDNNEKNLFIYMTGHGGVNFLKIQEFNIISSSEFNIYIQELLIKNLYKYIFVIVDTCQGYSFYDDILNFVNKKKINNIFFLSSSKRNENSYSLFSSSYLSVSTVDRFTYHFFNYLEQIHKLYEKEPYKNVKAFSLYNILNYLKTQYIISEPTTNNSKFNSSIFLHDKNILFFNSDLLVIHKDHISINQDKQTNNDKYICLGNLSACGHIKNNVYKKMQTLYEQTLYYNNQEKFFSNDMSYFTDYFFFTYNIFNMYSFFILLLSLFFIMSSLLTYYIVFVTEKCKII
- a CDS encoding hypothetical protein (conserved Plasmodium protein, unknown function) codes for the protein MNIRHVNGCSYFERKNDESCKDEIKKVMDNLIYERQKNFEENDNYCYNSSMSICPNVYCNIYTDLYNWFGFKNCRNIDTESLNTCFTDITNGGIGYYEKLIVLGGRILELYSELHFFNKYNYEKNEEIVDDLKNMKCIKEVVYHYLYVQKRKNRVIYKNSLYLFGYSYLYTPLFFNNKNSIIKYVKACIAYAVKYNESNIFSWMPSLIEHIYHSQKLKVSQIEEENELIQDLQEYFGYQFDYILPRIAECFSYHNIYISNSHLTGLQIIQLFSNEYFSLLADDVGICRKEKAVWVKEETDAFLNSKCIEIFSGSMISINKYLNENNVKIDKIKNIFEMLLSSCWVLGNEKRNRIWVSALIQRLRQIQLLTQITTIEKWCYNIKKYNDINISNFVKDIYSFNNINGNILSPFQLNNINTYIPPKETTLKTLPYYTTAVDKYKEKDSNKEKQNLNKMNEWNFYSILNNISNNIYKHFVPRNQSNRKSSNLKKIIYTNNETAQQDIKLLNATAQAHPYDDTYMSSSVESEDMMNEEEYEKYDLINHVQKKKNGIPVKIRYIRDTLDDENSKYVIEIPKKDLKGHENKNHIKAVLWGNSKKGLEIKLPGTNNFIPQMKIK
- a CDS encoding spermidine synthase; the encoded protein is MDRLISNNKLKLSVVLLGGLCSLAYYHLKNKFHLSHFCFSKKWFSEYSIMWPGQAFSLEIKKIIYETKSKFQNVLVFESTTYGKVLVLDGVIQLTEKDEFAYHEMMTHVPMTVSKEPKNVLVVGGGDGGIIRELCKYKSVENIDICEIDETVIEVSKIYFKNISCGYEDKRVNVFIEDASKFLENVTNTYDVIIVDSSDPIGPAESLFNQNFYEKIHNALKPNGYCVSQCESLWIHVGTIKNMIGYAKKLFKKVEYANISIPTYPCGCIGILCCSKTDSGLTKPNKKLESKEFADLKYYNYENHSAAFKLPAFLLKEIENI